The following DNA comes from Dermacentor andersoni chromosome 2, qqDerAnde1_hic_scaffold, whole genome shotgun sequence.
TTGTTTTAAATCCGGTGCATCGACCTAGCCCCCCTCGCCGAGTTCACGATGCTCCGATGGCTGACGCATTTGACAATCAGCTACTGCGTCTTCGGATGGAGCAATGTTGGAGCTGCCAAAAAACCGTAAGCACGGCAACTTGTCGAAACTGTTGCGGCAGTATGGTCTGCGCGCCGCTCTTCAAATTGCCGTTTGTGAATCAATGCATACGAGTTGCATGCAATCGGCTTATTTCCTTTCATGGCGGGCAACTCTTAGGTGTTTACGAGGAACCTAACTTAAAATGTTTAAGAATGCTGTTGATAACGCGTTTAACCTGTCTTGTTACATGCAAATTTGTAACATTGATGGTACCCATTGCATAACAGTTGCACACTTGATTCCTTGAAGAGGAACTGAGCGCACGTAGAAGTATAAACAAAGCGGCGGAAAGCCGCCGCTGTATGTGCACCTCATTGCGTGCGTTTAACCATCATACATCGGCCAAACTGTACCATCGCTATAAATGATTATCTTTATTTCAAGGGCATACCGCCCAAGCGTATCAAAAATGGCGCTAAAACATGGCGCATGATTCCAACTTCGAGCTAGAGCGAAACCATCTTCTGATTCATGGAATACTATAATACAAACGAACCAGCGTTGAGTCGGTAATCTTTCGCTGTGTTTTTAAAGATTATGTATGTTCATGCGAGAAAATCTTGATAAGTTTGCTTGCCAGGACCAACATGTTgcagtatttgaaaatgtttgaacTACTTTGGGGGCGCGACAAGCGCCTGCgtgcttttgttttgttgtttcccCGCGATCTGCTGGCGCTGTACTCCTTAGAACTTGTGTGATGCTTGTGTTTCGTTTTCCTCGTTTCTTCTGCGCTGACCGCTCCCTGGTCTCCCTTTCCCCAAGACTCAGCGCGCTCGGCCAACCCAGCTTCTCCGGTTCTCACAGCCACGTCCGCCGTATCACGCGTATCTTTCTATGACCAACGTCCAGGCTGAGAGGAGACAGATACAAAGCCAAGATGCGCAGATTTCCAGAACCGTAGAGGACGACCTCTCCGTTCGCTCAGTTCTTCCTCTATCAACGCTTAGCGAAACGCGGCGACTACCACCTGGCAAAGAATGGAAGCCACTCGCAAAAGTTACCTCGGGCTGGACTTCAGCACGCAGCAGCTGAAAGGTCTGGCGATCGATGACAAGCTCAAAGTGCTTTGCGAAGCAGCAGTTCAGTTCGACAATGACTTGCCCGAGTATCGCACTCAAAACGGTGTGAACAAGAATCGCGACACCTTGACAGTGACGGCGCCCGCAATCATGTGGGTAAAAGCACTTGACATGCTGCTAGAGCGCCTCAAGGTAGCAGGCCTTGACCTGTCAACCGTAGCGGCCATCTCCGGGAGCGGTCAGCAACACGGAAGCGTTTACTGGAGAAAGGGCGCCGCCGATATGCTCCGAGATCTCGACGCATCAAAGTTTCTCCACGATCAACTTCAGGGAGCGTTCAGCGTTCGCGATTCCCCAGTCTGGATGGACTCGAGTACCGAGGCCCAGTGCCGCAACCTTGAGACAGCCGTCGGTGGAGCGCAGAATCTTGCGGGCATCACCGGCTCGCGAGCATTCGAGCGCTTCACAGGCAACCAAATCGCCAAGATCTGGCAGACGAAACGCGACGCCTACGCGAATACCGAACGCATCTCCCTGGTGAGCAGTTTTGGCGCTACATTATTCCTCGGCCGCTACGCGCCAATTGACTTTAGCGACGGCTCTGGCATGAACTTGCTGAATATACGTACTCACCGCTGGGAACGCGCATGCCTCGACGCCTGCGCGCCAGATTTGGAAGCCAAGCTCGGCGAGCCCGTACCGTCTCATGAAGTGCTCGGCACTGTCTCACCGTATTTCGTGGACCGCTACGGGTTTCCACCGGACTGCTTGGTTGTCGCGTTCACGGGCGACAACCCGGCGTCGTTGGCTGGGCTCCGTCTCCGCGGTGGCGACCTGCTCGTCAGCCTTGGAACTAGTGATACCGTGCTGATGTGGTTGAGCGAGGCGAAGCCCGCCCTCGAAGGCCACGTGATGGTGAACCCTGTCGCTAGTGACAACTTCATGGGAATGTTGTGCTACAAAAATGGTTCACTGACCCGACAAAGAGTGAGGGACCAATGTGCTGGAGGTTCCTGGGACATATTTGCGTCTCTCATTGACAGCACACCCCGCGGTAACTTTGGAAATATTGGCATGTATTTTGACTTGAAGGAGATCCTTCCGCCCGTGGTAGGTGACTTCAAGTTCAACAAGAGTAACGAGAGGGTTGCAAAGTTCTCCCAGGAAGTTGAAGCGAGGGCAGTTGTCGAAGGTCAATTCCTTGCTAAACGTGTTCATGCAGAACGACTTGGGTTCACTACTGGCGGCAGAGTGCTGGCAACTGGTGGTGCCTCCCGAAATCCTGGAATTGTTCAAGTATTAGCTGACGTTTTTGGTGCCTCAGTGTATACGCTTGGCAAAGCTGCTGCAAATGCCGCATGTCTTGGGGCGGCCTACCTGGCTTTCTTTGGTGCATGCAAGAAATCTGAGCCTGGACTATCCTTTGATAATGTAATCAGTGAAGCAGAGCCTTTCCACTTGGTAGCTAAGCCAAGTGCTGATGCAGCTTCCGTCTACGGTCCAATGGCAGAACGATATCGCACACTTGAGCAAAGGGTAGTTTCACTGCAAGTGCAAAGCACTCCCTAATATTTTTCACCTCTATGCAGTGCCTTGAGATATACTTTCCTATTTTTTTGGTGGATGGGTCCAGGTAAAAATTAGTGTTCTGTATATGTTTCGCTACGGGTATTGCAGTGTAGTGTAACTGCATGGCTGAAATGGTAGCGTAAATGTTATGGAATAACATAACCATATGTTTGTGTTGTGTGTTCCAACTTGCTTCTCTTTGCGCTGTGGCATTTGTCACAAACTCATATAACTATGCACACTGTTACTGCAAATTTGTGTGTCGAGCCTATAGATGCTCTTTCAGGCACTGCCAGGGTAATATTTATTTAATTACATTCATTCCACTCTTAACACAGCTGTGCTTATTGTACGCAGTGTTCACATCGAAGATGTCTTTTGGGCTATGGTGCAATGGAGCTTTACGGTATTCTTTACACCAGTTGATTCTTTTTATTAATACACCTGTGATATTTAACATTTGTTTCCTGAGACTTTTATACAGTCTCATTTGACAACACGCTGGCTTATGTGCTTTCGGCCTCCCAATAAAGCACCCCTGGAAATTTTTACTGCTGCTTCATGGACTCTGTATGGATGCTTACAAAGATGTCTTAGCCATCTGAATAACCTGCTGTCCTTGAACTTTATCTGCACATATTTGTTAATCTGTAGGTGTCTAAACCCTACTGCAGTGGAAAGATATCTTCTATGGGAATGTTCTGAAATATAGAGATTAGAGCATGCAAGCAAAAGAGGAACACTTAAGGGGACACAACAACTAAATAGAACTAAACTGAGCTCAAACAGCACTTATTTGTGACTTACAACATGGTCATACCAGCTTACAGTAAGTGTGACCATGTCCCATTGCATTTGCAATGTGTGGAAAATGCTCTGAGGCAGTTGTGTAGCCAGAATCGTTCACACCAATATCCACCAAGGGCTATTCACTGTCTTGAAATGACGTGAAGTCACTAGGAGCATAACCGATATCAGCAGCAGGCTGAGAAGAAGAATATTCTACCCCACTTTAGGATTTGATCCTTTGCTAACAGTGTTAAAAACTGTGTACACGTATGATCTCCTTTTCCTTGTTTGTATCACGAGTTGATAGACACCGGTGCTCCTTCAAAAATGAGCTTCCTTCCGCAAGAACAAGAAAACACGCCTCTCTGCGCTTGGTACTTCGAGACGTTCCTCAAGTTTACAACTTCGTTTGGGCTTGCAGGGGCTtccttgcaagctccagcaatctCTGGGAGAATGACTGAGGAGGGGTGAGCACGACATGACGGAACAATTGGCATAGAAGAGTTGGCGAGCGAGCATCATATAACAGCTGCTTTAATCCGATCTTAAAATTTTAGCGGCACTGTTGCTTGTATAACTGTAACCGGCGAAATAAAACGGAAGTATgtacatcaacaacaacaaatcaAGTGTGCTACCCTAGAGCTATGCAGGCTACTTCAAACGAGTTACACAAAACTGCATAACAGACCATGTTGCCATTATCGTGTGCGCCCGTCTTCCacgtaaaacaaaaaaaatttcgcCTGTGTACTTCCCTTGGGCCTCTCATGCAACACTCTTATATGGATGCTGCCTACTCCTCCCCTTGATAATCCACATGCTCCTGCTCTCTCCCGATGACCACTGCCTTCCCATGTAGAATGCAAATAAACATTGTGATTGAGCCAAAACTAGGGCACAAACTCTTGAGGCTTTGAAACTGCAGCTATCACTGTGAACGTTCTGAAAGTTGTATGAAACGTCTTTTTGTTTTGCAGCTTCAGTGAAAACAGTTTTGTGTAGGAGGTATTTAGACTTGCGCTGCTGACTCCACTGTTGCAGCAGGTCACAAGTCCCTAGGGGTAGTGTTGGCCTGATAGTCTGGAGCTCTTGACCTGCAGAGGAGACAAACTTAGCATACAAAAAGTGCAGCTGTAGGTGAGCTATCTATCAGTGATAGGTCCTGACAGCATAAATTCAAATGTGAACAAATCCGAAACTACTAAAACATGTTATTTCCTTTTCAGATTCATCTGCATTTGTAACAGTGGCTTGATTCAGACTTCATTACTCCATGCTTAGAAACTGGCTACAGAGAAACTACATGTTGCACTTCCTTGTAATTACGCATAACAGGTGTTCATTGCTGTCCGCATTTCAATTTTTGCCGATAGTGCATACTGGACTAAAACGGAAAttcgggctagttggtcttgCACAAACATAGGGAAATCACAGTGCATTGTAAACAAGGGATTACCACAGTAACGGGGTGCTGTTTGTCTCATTTCTGCCGTCATCCTTTGTCTACAATACGCTGTGACTTACCAATGTTTGTACGTACTGCTTGGTTTTAGACGGTGTTGTCAACTGTGCATACTGGATGTTTGAAGTTTGAAGAACAAATCAAACATTGATGCATAATATTTTGCTTATGATAAACAACTAGATCATTCAATTACTCCTTTCTTATTTATGAAATGTGTTTCCTTAGTAGAAAATATTTTTAGGTTAGGACCTCGTACACCTTTGGGCTTTGCTAACTGAGTTAATGCGGAAAAATGAAATGCTTTCTGTGCTTGACCAACATTTGGTTGAGCTATAGCATTATAAACTCTCTCTTTGGTTCGCACTTCCAGCTGCGTGACGTTGGAAAAAAATGAGCTTACTTATGCTGCCTAGAAGTTTTTAA
Coding sequences within:
- the LOC126541468 gene encoding xylulose kinase-like is translated as MEATRKSYLGLDFSTQQLKGLAIDDKLKVLCEAAVQFDNDLPEYRTQNGVNKNRDTLTVTAPAIMWVKALDMLLERLKVAGLDLSTVAAISGSGQQHGSVYWRKGAADMLRDLDASKFLHDQLQGAFSVRDSPVWMDSSTEAQCRNLETAVGGAQNLAGITGSRAFERFTGNQIAKIWQTKRDAYANTERISLVSSFGATLFLGRYAPIDFSDGSGMNLLNIRTHRWERACLDACAPDLEAKLGEPVPSHEVLGTVSPYFVDRYGFPPDCLVVAFTGDNPASLAGLRLRGGDLLVSLGTSDTVLMWLSEAKPALEGHVMVNPVASDNFMGMLCYKNGSLTRQRVRDQCAGGSWDIFASLIDSTPRGNFGNIGMYFDLKEILPPVVGDFKFNKSNERVAKFSQEVEARAVVEGQFLAKRVHAERLGFTTGGRVLATGGASRNPGIVQVLADVFGASVYTLGKAAANAACLGAAYLAFFGACKKSEPGLSFDNVISEAEPFHLVAKPSADAASVYGPMAERYRTLEQRVVSLQVQSTP